The Humulus lupulus chromosome 3, drHumLupu1.1, whole genome shotgun sequence genome window below encodes:
- the LOC133822335 gene encoding cyclin-dependent kinase G-2 isoform X2, whose protein sequence is MAAGRHGGYRDNEFRERESNFELSRRDFPTAKEDYERIRNGNRDNDRGRVRDVRDKNRARQKDVKEREGVNGEHRLSSSRSDSGSSGGDGDGRRGPKRCGFSAKAVDREPGELSSESGSDEAIESESLVVKDTEVLKMENGSRSSVERKRKFSPIIWDRDDKVINSTKSRTSTAVTALPPPPPLPKVFRQSVIPDGSVQISPIKHSHNEDLQSSSPVDRLAAPETDGCVVSESPVELSSMLLKQQLENDQETEQPEDEDYVPTRNISSSRWAAGNSSPGDEGEILDEEEMPKRRKMPVPESLGNSVRNKSLTPELGEFKRDDSEIRGRSSESDERSAHARSSIADDYPDNDAEKGDSMDVDEENHQNNTNYSHSDTDSEDDSDSLEAPDTPAPPQRSVNMLQGCRSVDEFERLNKIDEGTYGVVYRAKDKKTGEIVALKKVKMEKEREGFPLTSLREINILLSFHHPSIVDVKEVVVGNNLDSIFMVMEYMEHDLKALMETMKQPFSQSEVKCLMLQLLEGIKYLHDNWVLHRDLKTSNLLLNNRGELKICDFGLSRQYGSPLKPYTHLVVTLWYRAPELLLGAKQYSTAIDMWSLGCIMAELLSKEPLFNGKTEFDQLDKIFRILGTPNETIWPGYSKLPGVKVNFVKHQLPALGIICCVRNSHQHHLLDLQFFLILGLTC, encoded by the exons ATGGCGGCCGGCAGACATGGAGGTTATCGCGACAACGAGTTTAGAGAACGGGAGTCGAATTTTGAATTGTCGAGGCGGGATTTCCCTACTGCTAAGGAGGATTACGAGCGCATTAGGAATGGTAACCGTGATAATGATAGGGGTAGAGTTCGGGATGTAAGGGATAAGAATAGGGCTAGGCAGAAGGATGTTAAAGAGAGGGAAGGAGTAAATGGTGAGCATCGCTTATCTTCGAGTAGGAGTGATTCAGGCAGTAGTGGTGGTGATGGTGATGGTCGCCGGGGACCCAAGCGATGTGGGTTCTCTGCGAAGGCTGTAGATAGAGAACCGGGTGAATTGTCGAGTGAGAGTGGGTCCGATGAGGCCATTGAGTCAGAATCTCTTGTTGTCAAAGATACTGAGGTTTTGAAAATGGAAAATGGATCGAGGTCTTCTGTAGAGCGGAAAAGGAAGTTTTCACCTATAATATGGGATAGAGATGACAAAGTGATTAATTCTACAAAAAGTAGGACGTCAACAGCAGTTACAGCTCTACCTCCTCCTCCGCCCCTGCCTAAGGTATTTCGTCAGTCTGTTATTCCTGATGGTAGTGTACAAATTTCTCCAATTAAACATAGTCACAATGAGGATCTACAGTCTTCCTCTCCAGTTGACCGTTTGGCAGCACCTGAGACAGATGGGTGTGTCGTGAGTGAGTCACCCGTTGAGCTATCTTCCATGTTGCTGAAGCAACAATTGGAAAACGACCAAGAAACAGAGCAACCAGAGGATGAAGATTATGTTCCTACCCGAAATATATCATCATCCAGATGGGCAGCAGGAAATAGCTCTCCTGGTGATGAAGGTGAAATTCTGGATGAGGAAGAAATGCCAAAAAGGAGAAAAATGCCTGTTCCGGAGTCATTGGGTAACAGTGTACGCAATAAGTCGTTAACTCCTGAGCTTGGGGAGTTTAAGAGAGATGACTCTGAAATAAGAGGCAGATCATCTGAATCGGATGAACGGAGTGCTCATGCTCGGTCTTCTATTGCGGATGACTACCCTGATAATGATGCAGAGAAGGGTGATTCCATGGATGTTGACGAGGAGAATCATCAAAATAATACTAATTATAGTCATTCTGATACAGATTCCGAGGATGACAGTGATTCTCTCGAGGCGCCTGATACCCCAGCCCCTCCGCAAAGAAGTGTAAATATGCTTCAGGGTTGTAGAAGTGTTGATGAGTTTGAGAGACTAAACAAGATAGACGAAGGCACTTATGGTGTGGTATATAGGGCTAAGGATAAGAAAACAGGGGAAATTGTAGCTTTGAAGAAGGTAAAGATGGAGAAGGAGAGAGAAGGTTTTCCTTTGACTTCTCTTAGGGAAATTaacattcttctttctttccatCATCCATCAATTGTAGATGTTAAAGAAGTGGTGGTGGGGAATAACCTAGATAGCATCTTTATGGTGATGGAGTACATGGAACATGATCTGAAGGCACTCATGGAGACGATGAAGCAACCATTTAGTCAGAGTGAAGTTAAATGCCTTATGCTTCAATTGTTGGAAGGTATAAAGTATCTTCATGATAATTGGGTGCTTCATCGGGATCTGAAGACATCGAATTTGCTTTTGAATAATCGAGGTGAGTTGAAGATATGTGATTTTGGGTTGTCTCGTCAATATGGAAGTCCGTTGAAGCCCTATACTCATTTGGTCGTAACTCTTTGGTACAG GGCACCTGAACTTCTATTGGGAGCAAAACAATATTCAACAGCTATTGACATGTGGTCATTGGGTTGTATCATGGCTGAACTATTGTCAAAGGAACCACTATTTAATGGGAAAACTGAATTTGATCAACTTGACAAG ATTTTTAGAATTCTTGGTACACCAAATGAGACAATTTGGCCCGGATATTCGAAGTTGCCAGGTGTCAAGGTCAATTTTGTTAAGCATCA GCTTCCAGCTTTGG GTATAATCTGTTGCGTAAGAAATTCCCACCAACATCATTTACTGGATCTCCAGTTCTTTCTGATTCTGGGTTTGACTTGTTGA
- the LOC133822335 gene encoding cyclin-dependent kinase G-2 isoform X3: MAAGRHGGYRDNEFRERESNFELSRRDFPTAKEDYERIRNGNRDNDRGRVRDVRDKNRARQKDVKEREGVNGEHRLSSSRSDSGSSGGDGDGRRGPKRCGFSAKAVDREPGELSSESGSDEAIESESLVVKDTEVLKMENGSRSSVERKRKFSPIIWDRDDKVINSTKSRTSTAVTALPPPPPLPKVFRQSVIPDGSVQISPIKHSHNEDLQSSSPVDRLAAPETDGCVVSESPVELSSMLLKQQLENDQETEQPEDEDYVPTRNISSSRWAAGNSSPGDEGEILDEEEMPKRRKMPVPESLGNSVRNKSLTPELGEFKRDDSEIRGRSSESDERSAHARSSIADDYPDNDAEKGDSMDVDEENHQNNTNYSHSDTDSEDDSDSLEAPDTPAPPQRSVNMLQGCRSVDEFERLNKIDEGTYGVVYRAKDKKTGEIVALKKVKMEKEREGFPLTSLREINILLSFHHPSIVDVKEVVVGNNLDSIFMVMEYMEHDLKALMETMKQPFSQSEVKCLMLQLLEGIKYLHDNWVLHRDLKTSNLLLNNRGELKICDFGLSRQYGSPLKPYTHLVVTLWYRAPELLLGAKQYSTAIDMWSLGCIMAELLSKEPLFNGKTEFDQLDKIFRILGTPNETIWPGYSKLPGVKVNFVKHQLPALGDSDLANYSPLVELSVSHFYVCLNL, from the exons ATGGCGGCCGGCAGACATGGAGGTTATCGCGACAACGAGTTTAGAGAACGGGAGTCGAATTTTGAATTGTCGAGGCGGGATTTCCCTACTGCTAAGGAGGATTACGAGCGCATTAGGAATGGTAACCGTGATAATGATAGGGGTAGAGTTCGGGATGTAAGGGATAAGAATAGGGCTAGGCAGAAGGATGTTAAAGAGAGGGAAGGAGTAAATGGTGAGCATCGCTTATCTTCGAGTAGGAGTGATTCAGGCAGTAGTGGTGGTGATGGTGATGGTCGCCGGGGACCCAAGCGATGTGGGTTCTCTGCGAAGGCTGTAGATAGAGAACCGGGTGAATTGTCGAGTGAGAGTGGGTCCGATGAGGCCATTGAGTCAGAATCTCTTGTTGTCAAAGATACTGAGGTTTTGAAAATGGAAAATGGATCGAGGTCTTCTGTAGAGCGGAAAAGGAAGTTTTCACCTATAATATGGGATAGAGATGACAAAGTGATTAATTCTACAAAAAGTAGGACGTCAACAGCAGTTACAGCTCTACCTCCTCCTCCGCCCCTGCCTAAGGTATTTCGTCAGTCTGTTATTCCTGATGGTAGTGTACAAATTTCTCCAATTAAACATAGTCACAATGAGGATCTACAGTCTTCCTCTCCAGTTGACCGTTTGGCAGCACCTGAGACAGATGGGTGTGTCGTGAGTGAGTCACCCGTTGAGCTATCTTCCATGTTGCTGAAGCAACAATTGGAAAACGACCAAGAAACAGAGCAACCAGAGGATGAAGATTATGTTCCTACCCGAAATATATCATCATCCAGATGGGCAGCAGGAAATAGCTCTCCTGGTGATGAAGGTGAAATTCTGGATGAGGAAGAAATGCCAAAAAGGAGAAAAATGCCTGTTCCGGAGTCATTGGGTAACAGTGTACGCAATAAGTCGTTAACTCCTGAGCTTGGGGAGTTTAAGAGAGATGACTCTGAAATAAGAGGCAGATCATCTGAATCGGATGAACGGAGTGCTCATGCTCGGTCTTCTATTGCGGATGACTACCCTGATAATGATGCAGAGAAGGGTGATTCCATGGATGTTGACGAGGAGAATCATCAAAATAATACTAATTATAGTCATTCTGATACAGATTCCGAGGATGACAGTGATTCTCTCGAGGCGCCTGATACCCCAGCCCCTCCGCAAAGAAGTGTAAATATGCTTCAGGGTTGTAGAAGTGTTGATGAGTTTGAGAGACTAAACAAGATAGACGAAGGCACTTATGGTGTGGTATATAGGGCTAAGGATAAGAAAACAGGGGAAATTGTAGCTTTGAAGAAGGTAAAGATGGAGAAGGAGAGAGAAGGTTTTCCTTTGACTTCTCTTAGGGAAATTaacattcttctttctttccatCATCCATCAATTGTAGATGTTAAAGAAGTGGTGGTGGGGAATAACCTAGATAGCATCTTTATGGTGATGGAGTACATGGAACATGATCTGAAGGCACTCATGGAGACGATGAAGCAACCATTTAGTCAGAGTGAAGTTAAATGCCTTATGCTTCAATTGTTGGAAGGTATAAAGTATCTTCATGATAATTGGGTGCTTCATCGGGATCTGAAGACATCGAATTTGCTTTTGAATAATCGAGGTGAGTTGAAGATATGTGATTTTGGGTTGTCTCGTCAATATGGAAGTCCGTTGAAGCCCTATACTCATTTGGTCGTAACTCTTTGGTACAG GGCACCTGAACTTCTATTGGGAGCAAAACAATATTCAACAGCTATTGACATGTGGTCATTGGGTTGTATCATGGCTGAACTATTGTCAAAGGAACCACTATTTAATGGGAAAACTGAATTTGATCAACTTGACAAG ATTTTTAGAATTCTTGGTACACCAAATGAGACAATTTGGCCCGGATATTCGAAGTTGCCAGGTGTCAAGGTCAATTTTGTTAAGCATCA GCTTCCAGCTTTGGGTGATTCTGACTTGGCTAACTACTCTCCGTTGGTGGAACTGTCTGTTTCTCACTTCTATGTATGTCTTAATCTATGA
- the LOC133822335 gene encoding cyclin-dependent kinase G-2 isoform X1, translated as MAAGRHGGYRDNEFRERESNFELSRRDFPTAKEDYERIRNGNRDNDRGRVRDVRDKNRARQKDVKEREGVNGEHRLSSSRSDSGSSGGDGDGRRGPKRCGFSAKAVDREPGELSSESGSDEAIESESLVVKDTEVLKMENGSRSSVERKRKFSPIIWDRDDKVINSTKSRTSTAVTALPPPPPLPKVFRQSVIPDGSVQISPIKHSHNEDLQSSSPVDRLAAPETDGCVVSESPVELSSMLLKQQLENDQETEQPEDEDYVPTRNISSSRWAAGNSSPGDEGEILDEEEMPKRRKMPVPESLGNSVRNKSLTPELGEFKRDDSEIRGRSSESDERSAHARSSIADDYPDNDAEKGDSMDVDEENHQNNTNYSHSDTDSEDDSDSLEAPDTPAPPQRSVNMLQGCRSVDEFERLNKIDEGTYGVVYRAKDKKTGEIVALKKVKMEKEREGFPLTSLREINILLSFHHPSIVDVKEVVVGNNLDSIFMVMEYMEHDLKALMETMKQPFSQSEVKCLMLQLLEGIKYLHDNWVLHRDLKTSNLLLNNRGELKICDFGLSRQYGSPLKPYTHLVVTLWYRAPELLLGAKQYSTAIDMWSLGCIMAELLSKEPLFNGKTEFDQLDKIFRILGTPNETIWPGYSKLPGVKVNFVKHQYNLLRKKFPPTSFTGSPVLSDSGFDLLNKLLTYDPERRITAEAALNHEWFREVPLPKSKEFMPTFPAQHAQDRRVRRIMKSPDPLEEQRRKELQQGELGAGGVFG; from the exons ATGGCGGCCGGCAGACATGGAGGTTATCGCGACAACGAGTTTAGAGAACGGGAGTCGAATTTTGAATTGTCGAGGCGGGATTTCCCTACTGCTAAGGAGGATTACGAGCGCATTAGGAATGGTAACCGTGATAATGATAGGGGTAGAGTTCGGGATGTAAGGGATAAGAATAGGGCTAGGCAGAAGGATGTTAAAGAGAGGGAAGGAGTAAATGGTGAGCATCGCTTATCTTCGAGTAGGAGTGATTCAGGCAGTAGTGGTGGTGATGGTGATGGTCGCCGGGGACCCAAGCGATGTGGGTTCTCTGCGAAGGCTGTAGATAGAGAACCGGGTGAATTGTCGAGTGAGAGTGGGTCCGATGAGGCCATTGAGTCAGAATCTCTTGTTGTCAAAGATACTGAGGTTTTGAAAATGGAAAATGGATCGAGGTCTTCTGTAGAGCGGAAAAGGAAGTTTTCACCTATAATATGGGATAGAGATGACAAAGTGATTAATTCTACAAAAAGTAGGACGTCAACAGCAGTTACAGCTCTACCTCCTCCTCCGCCCCTGCCTAAGGTATTTCGTCAGTCTGTTATTCCTGATGGTAGTGTACAAATTTCTCCAATTAAACATAGTCACAATGAGGATCTACAGTCTTCCTCTCCAGTTGACCGTTTGGCAGCACCTGAGACAGATGGGTGTGTCGTGAGTGAGTCACCCGTTGAGCTATCTTCCATGTTGCTGAAGCAACAATTGGAAAACGACCAAGAAACAGAGCAACCAGAGGATGAAGATTATGTTCCTACCCGAAATATATCATCATCCAGATGGGCAGCAGGAAATAGCTCTCCTGGTGATGAAGGTGAAATTCTGGATGAGGAAGAAATGCCAAAAAGGAGAAAAATGCCTGTTCCGGAGTCATTGGGTAACAGTGTACGCAATAAGTCGTTAACTCCTGAGCTTGGGGAGTTTAAGAGAGATGACTCTGAAATAAGAGGCAGATCATCTGAATCGGATGAACGGAGTGCTCATGCTCGGTCTTCTATTGCGGATGACTACCCTGATAATGATGCAGAGAAGGGTGATTCCATGGATGTTGACGAGGAGAATCATCAAAATAATACTAATTATAGTCATTCTGATACAGATTCCGAGGATGACAGTGATTCTCTCGAGGCGCCTGATACCCCAGCCCCTCCGCAAAGAAGTGTAAATATGCTTCAGGGTTGTAGAAGTGTTGATGAGTTTGAGAGACTAAACAAGATAGACGAAGGCACTTATGGTGTGGTATATAGGGCTAAGGATAAGAAAACAGGGGAAATTGTAGCTTTGAAGAAGGTAAAGATGGAGAAGGAGAGAGAAGGTTTTCCTTTGACTTCTCTTAGGGAAATTaacattcttctttctttccatCATCCATCAATTGTAGATGTTAAAGAAGTGGTGGTGGGGAATAACCTAGATAGCATCTTTATGGTGATGGAGTACATGGAACATGATCTGAAGGCACTCATGGAGACGATGAAGCAACCATTTAGTCAGAGTGAAGTTAAATGCCTTATGCTTCAATTGTTGGAAGGTATAAAGTATCTTCATGATAATTGGGTGCTTCATCGGGATCTGAAGACATCGAATTTGCTTTTGAATAATCGAGGTGAGTTGAAGATATGTGATTTTGGGTTGTCTCGTCAATATGGAAGTCCGTTGAAGCCCTATACTCATTTGGTCGTAACTCTTTGGTACAG GGCACCTGAACTTCTATTGGGAGCAAAACAATATTCAACAGCTATTGACATGTGGTCATTGGGTTGTATCATGGCTGAACTATTGTCAAAGGAACCACTATTTAATGGGAAAACTGAATTTGATCAACTTGACAAG ATTTTTAGAATTCTTGGTACACCAAATGAGACAATTTGGCCCGGATATTCGAAGTTGCCAGGTGTCAAGGTCAATTTTGTTAAGCATCA GTATAATCTGTTGCGTAAGAAATTCCCACCAACATCATTTACTGGATCTCCAGTTCTTTCTGATTCTGGGTTTGACTTGTTGAACAAGCTTCTGACATACGACCCTGAGAGG CGAATTACAGCTGAAGCTGCTTTGAATCATGAGTGGTTTCGTGAAGTTCCTCTTCCCAAGTCGAAAGAGTTCATGCCTACCTTTCCAGCTCAACATGCACAAGACAG GCGCGTGCGAAGAATAATGAAGAGTCCAGATCCTTTAGAAGAGCAGCGTAGAAAAGAGTTGCAGCAGGGAGAATTAGGGGCTGGTGGCGTGTTTGGTTAA